One genomic segment of Pempheris klunzingeri isolate RE-2024b chromosome 21, fPemKlu1.hap1, whole genome shotgun sequence includes these proteins:
- the LOC139220731 gene encoding sickle tail protein homolog isoform X1 yields MSKASRLARPPSLVAGSKLPSPRKECPGTAAGAGRARVLTVGEKLMRAGSDAILSRQKSLTATVPQNKEQSETQSETQAPSQSPGEKGQNMEMVPPKSRISPPKASSQQQGSLHKQTKSNLKVTSPEDAQHVSRRQASPNGTAPSRGDAKGSRTVPRRHTLGGARGSREILAMQPPDMDKKREAFLEHLKQKYPHHASAIMGHQERLREQSRSPKHGPNPQPSVGDQVDHLSLESLETMSEADAPTAFTRGSRVRASLPVVRSTNQTKDRSLGVLYLQYGDETKQIRMPNEITSIDTIRALFVSAFPQQLTMKMLESPSVAVYVKDDMRNMYYELTDVRNITDHSCLKVYHKDPAQAFSHGPRPANGDTRMHSEMVHAGRDGPHPLRQPPMGPPPHHPMQGPLPPTPHSMPPSPSRIPFGPRQGSIPGSATIPRDRISNANPPARSISPCPSAILERRDVKPDEDMGGKSHSLARGSEGLYADPYLLQEGRMSMASGHGPHPNPGLDGPEHGMGGFHRASIRSTSSYSGPSPTDTMDHPSLYRQKSRNSQLPTLGSKTPPPSPHRMAEVRMIDIHGGPPHGVPPHGVPMERSSPVRQSFRKEEMTGTKPRSNMGSPVVADLQGHLQGPIPPASDHQTRERMKAMEQQIASLTGLVQHALLKGPNTSGTKEPQSERPPKTSSPAHSAHSSGGSPILASKSSAAPSDKGSAPLKVNLLQFRKNVSDLRMQLHQMRQLQLQNQDALRIQLKRAEQEISVKLAEAMRGLEDPVQRQRALVEEDRHKYLGLEERVLTQLGELEQYVVSLQKESAATHRVVTLKDVEEGAVTLRKVGESLAGLKGEFPALQTRMRAVLRVEVEAVKFLKEEPHKLDSMLKRVKSLTDTLSSLRRCATEGSQKAPDLSASAPVENSPSAAAAAAAAAEAPPPQPGSTAAPLEPQSSTIRSEVMPSSPVVIHHVQSSPVHMQQSQQSAALTAQPSPPLTPSPNPSKSQGRESPKAAASDPPSPARQKKTHGNPVNGNGTASQGLVIEELQNSQDKNKNRAMSIEAAEKEWEEKRQNLGHYDGKEFEKILQEAQANMMKGIPSLEVEENPVLPPAASEEQAEVHNPVESASEEPQSEPPGKKGPEKLPKPAMEKPAKPALDKPSKTATKPAPTESFPKQGSEKSSKSPPPPPPRKTYPASSSGMTTTRSGEVVYTSRKESVTAQEGEEDTPPPTPQAKPTKVPPETKPKPATPPPVTASVTREEEDEGDKIMAELQVFQKCTVKDVGGKNLVEPPPRIEPQIRELRPGALLPLKEKKQSSEPSREDKAPDTDENGNTTVRQSQGVIYYVTGQISKEQPSLSGMEETPEHREPTQPPSQVSNVNVNDNSPSQQEQQQQPPLSVPPKSPPPITPPPISPKPVGLKFKLPRKQVKRSESLKTSAELEKGKILNKINTEKKSTVIQHVSSSKTIIPEPVATTTTSTTTEAPKSSVAPPKAAPNEDNDPPKANCEDDHEEASLSPDLPGEEAPPPPDNIAFMITNTKVQALSCGEYQQLVNAKKGRVQTVTVGSATNRGNTTADPTVPQDNGFNKKPVIIIFDEPMDIRSAYKRLSTIFECEEELDRMLAEERIEEESEESDTDRSGGSQIKAGGTDVIDGKNVNSSQATADNVSLSSSSSISELTDGGVTESNGDAKQDGKKKFKFKFPKKQLAALTQAIRTGTKSGKKTLQVVVYEDEEESDGTVRQHKEAKRFEIVRSKSFADTPKETGSAASKRHNSESLGRTNEIRENTYKTLDSLEQTIKQLETTISEMGPCSPSEPVCTEEAKTGNGKSSEGVGLKRSSSLPTSRGSGPKVPSKNLLQKKTKPQLLPRPVVIPTTTTTTTTVPSAPTTIQQNTSVASPTSRMPVPLSAKSRQSPGTTDKAGKQQKLQDAQRQFRQANGSAKRVGGDHKTTSPTIPISKIPAFYPSSAKGSSQSAQNSDATNPINPSSSSTSSSSSSSSVTKSSILSSHAPRSGTLPSSHIPSSHIPSLSNGSLKLPTSSQHTGKALSFSSQTQNGRVHSSSSSFSSSSSSSSSSSPSPLSPTPLGPGGKSIRTIHTPSFTSYRSHNGSNGKSCIPTATAAKDTT; encoded by the exons AGCAGAAGCCCAAAGCACGGCCCCAATCCGCAGCCCAGCGTCGGCGACCAGGTTGACCACCTATCCCTGGAGTCGTTGGAGACCATGTCTGAGGCCGATGCGCCCACAGCCTTTACCCGCGGCAGCCGGGTTCGTGCCAGCCTGCCCGTGGTGCGTTCAACCAACCAGACAAAGGACCGCTCACTAG GTGTACTGTACCTGCAGTACGGGGACGAGACCAAGCAGATCCGCATGCCTAATGAGATCACCAGCATCGACACTATCAGAGCTCTGTTTGTTAGTGCCTTCCCGCAACAGCTGACCATGAAGATGCTGGAGTCGCCCAGCGTCGCTGTTTACGTCAAAGACGACATGAGGAACATGTACTACGAGCTCACTGATGTCAG GAATATCACAGATCACTCCTGCCTGAAGGTCTACCACAAAGACCCTGCACAGGCGTTCAGCCATGGGCCAAGACCTGCCAATGGTGATACCAGG ATGCACAGCGAGATGGTGCATGCCGGTCGTGATGGCCCGCACCCTCTGCGACAGCCCCCCATGGGTCCCCCACCACACCACCCAATGCAGGGACCACTACCCCCAACCCCCCACTCCATGCCCCCATCCCCCTCCAGAATCCCATTTGGCCCAAGGCAGGGCTCTATACCTGGTAGTGCCACTATCCCAAGAGACCGGATATCTAACGCCAACCCTCCGGCCCGCTCCATCTCTCCCTGCCCCAGCGCCATCCTGGAGAGACGGGACGTCAAGCCAGATGAGGACATGGGTGGTAAAAGCCACAGTCTAGCCAGAGGAAGTGAGGGGTTGTATGCAGACCCATACTTGCTCCAGGAGGGAAGGATGAGCATGGCTTCAGGCCATGGGCCACACCCCAACCCTGGGCTTGATGGTCCGGAACATGGCATGGGGGGATTTCACCGTGCCTCCATCCGCTCCACAAGTTCTTACAGCGGCCCCAGCCCTACAGACACTATGGATCACCCCTCTCTGTACAGGCAGAAGTCCAGAAACAGCCAGCTCCCTACTTTGGGCTCTAAGACTCCTCCGCCATCTCCTCACCGGATGGCTGAGGTACGGATGATTGACATCCATGGCGGTCCTCCTCATGGCGTGCCACCTCATGGTGTTCCCATGGAGAGAAGCTCACCGGTGCGCCAGTCCTTCAGGAAGGAGGAGATGACAGGGACCAAGCCCCGGAGCAACATGGGATCACCTGTAGTTGCTGACCTCCAGGGTCATCTCCAGGGGCCCATCCCACCTGCCAGTGACCATCAGACACG AGAGCGAATGAAGGCTATGGAGCAACAGATTGCCAGCTTGACTGGTCTTGTTCAGCATGCACTTTTAAAGGGGCCAAACACTAGTGGCACCAAGGAGCCTCAAAG CGAGAGACCACCGAAGACATCATCTCCAGCCCACAGTGCACATAGCTCAG GTGGTTCCCCAATCTTGGCTTCCAAGAGCAGCGCTGCCCCATCAGACAAGGGCTCAGCTCCTCTCAAAGTCAACCTCCTGCAGTTCAGGAAGAACGTTTCTGACCTCAGGATGCAACTCCATCAGATGAGACAGCTGCAG CTCCAGAACCAGGACGCATTACGAATCCAGCTGAAGCGCGCAGAGCAGGAAATCAGTGTTAAACTTGCTGAGGCCATGCGGGGTCTGGAGGATCCTGTCCAGAGGCAGAGAGCTTTGGTTGAAGAGGACAGGCACAAGTACTTGGGTCTGGAGGAGCGTGTCCTCACACAACTCGG tgaGCTGGAGCAGTATGTGGTCTCTCTGCAGAAAGagtcagcagcaacacacagagTAGTGACCCTGAAGGACGTGGAGGAGGGAGCGGTGACTCTGAGGAAGGTGGGAGAGTCACTGGCAGGGCTCAAAG gAGAGTTCCCAGCCCTACAAACCAGAATGCGGGCTGTGCTCAGGGTGGAAGTGGAAGCTGTCAAGTTTTTGAAGGAGGAGCCTCATAAACTGGACAGCATGCTGAAAAGGGTCAAGAGCCTGACTGACACACTCAGCAGTCTGAGAAG ATGTGCTACTGAGGGCTCTCAGAAAGCACCTGATCTTTCTGCTAGTGCCCCAGTGGAAAACAgcccttcagcagcagcagcagcagcagcagcagcagaagctcCCCCACCACAGCCTGGCTCGACAGCAGCCCCGCTGGAGCCCCAGAGCTCCACCATCAGATCAGAGGTGATGCCCTCCTCTCCGGTGGTCATCCATCATGTCCAGAGCTCCCCAGTCCACATGCAGCAGTCCCAGCAGTCTGCAGCCTTGACAGCTCAGCCCAGTCCACCGCTCACCCCCAGTCCCAACCCAAGCAAGAGTCAAGGCCGGGAGTCTCCCAAGGCGGCAGCCTCGGATCCACCTAGTCCTGCTCGTCAGAAGAAGACACACGGGAACCCAGTTAATGGCAATGGCACTGCCAGCCAGGGGCTTGTCATAGAGGAGCTCCAGAACAGCCAGGACAAGAATAAAAACAGGGCTATGTCTATAGAG GCAGCAGAGAAGGAGTGGGAAGAAAAGAGGCAGAACTTGGGTCATTATGATGGGAAAGAGTTTGAGAAGATCCTCCAGGAGGCCCAGGCCAACATGATGAAGGGCATTCCCAGTCTAGAGGTGGAAGAGAATCCAGTACTGCCCCCTGCTGCCAGTGAAGAACAAGCAGAGGTCCACAACCCTGTGGAATCAGCATCAG AAGAGCCCCAATCTGAGCCTCCAGGCAAAAAGGGGCCTGAGAAACTCCCAAAGCCTGCGATGGAGAAACCAGCCAAACCTGCACTGGACAAACCCTCGAAGACTGCCACCAAGCCAGCTCCCACCGAGAGTTTTCCCAAGCAGGGGTCTGAAAAGTCCAGCAAGTCCCCACCGCCACCTCCTCCAAGGAAGACCTACCCCGCTTCGAGCTCAGGCATGACCACCACGCGCTCTGGGGAAGTGGTCTACACCAGCAGGAAGGAGTCCGTCACGGCTCAG GAGGGTGAAGAGGACACTCCACCCCCTACTCCCCAAGCCAAGCCCACCAAGGTTCCACCAGAGACCAAGCCGAAGCCAGCCACCCCACCCCCCGTTACTGCCTCTGTTaccagagaagaggaggacgaagGGGACAAGATCATGGCAGAGCTCCAG GTTTTCCAGAAGTGCACAGTTAAGGATGTAGGGGGGAAAAATTTGGTAGAACCCCCCCCTCGAATTGAACCACAAATCAGAGAACTAAGACCAGGGGCCTTATTGCCCCTCAAAGAGAAAAAG CAGAGCTCAGAGCCCAGTCGAGAGGACAAAGCTCCAGACACAGATGAAAATGGGAATACTACTGTCCGACAGAGCCAAGGG GTGATATACTATGTGACAGGCCAGATTTCCAAAGAGCAACCATCTCTGTCAGGAATGGAGGAAACCCCTGAACACCGAGAGCCCACACAGCCTCCATCACAGGTGTCAAATGTCAATGTTAATGACAATTCTCCAAgccagcaggagcagcagcagcagccgccacTGTCTGTGCCACCCAAATCACCCCCACCTATAACACCTCCACCTATATCACCTAAGCCAGTGGGACTGAAATTCAAACTTCCAAGGAAGCAAGTTAAACGCTCTGAATCCTTGAAGACCAGTGCAGAACTGGAGAAGGGAAAAATCctcaacaaaataaacactgaaaagaaaagtacaGTCATCCAACATGTTTCTTCTAGTAAGACTATAATACCTGAGCCTGTGGCAACCACAACAACCAGTACCACAACAGAGGCACCTAAAAGCTCTGTTGCCCCACCAAAAGCGGCTCCTAATGAGGACAATGATCCACCTAAAGCTAACTGTGAGGATGATCATGAGGAGGCAAGTCTTAGTCCTGATTTACCCGGAGAAGAGGCACCTCCTCCCCCGGACAACATAGCATTTATGATCACCAACACCAAAGTTCAGGCGCTGTCTTGTGGGGAGTACCAGCAACTGGTCAATGCCAAGAAAGGAAGAGTCCAGACTGTCACTGTAGGTAGCGCCACTAACCGAGGGAACACCACAGCGGATCCCACTGTTCCACAGGACAATGGATTCAACAAGAAGCctgtcatcatcatttttgATGAGCCCATGGACATCCGTTCAGCCTATAAGCGTCTGTCCACCATTTTTGAATGTGAGGAGGAACTGGACAGGATGCTTGCGGAAGAGCGCAttgaggaggagagtgaggaatCAGACACGGATAGGAGTGGTGGGTCGCAGATAAAAGCTGGAGGGACAGATGTGATTGATGGCAAAAACGTCAACTCTTCACAGGCCACTGCTGACAACGTAAGCttatcatcttcatcttcaatCTCTGAGCTGACGGATGGTGGAGTGACAGAGTCAAATGGTGACGCCAAGCAGGATGGTAAGAAGAAGTTCAAGTTTAAGTTCCCTAAGAAACAGCTGGCGGCACTGACCCAGGCGATTCGCACTGGCACCAAGTCGGGCAAGAAGACGTTACAGGTGGTTGTGTATGAAGACGAGGAGGAATCCGATGGTACCGTTAGGCAACACAAAGAAGCAAAGAGATTTGAGATTGTGCGGTCAAAATCCTTTGCAGACACTCCCAAGGAAACAGGTTCGGCAGCATCGAAGAGGCACAACTCAGAGTCCCTCGGCAGGACGAATGAGATCCGGGAGAACACCTACAAGACATTGGACAGCCTGGAGCAGACCATAAAGCAACTGGAGACCACCATCAGTGAGATGGGACCATGCTCCCCTTCGGAACCAGTCTGCACAGAGGAAGCTAAAACAGGAAATGGGAAAAGCTCAGAAGGAGTAGGGCTGAAGAGGTCTTCCTCTCTCCCTACCTCCAGAGGGTCAGGCCCTAAGGTACCCAGCAAAAATTTATTGCAGAAGAAGACTAAACCTCAGCTCCTTCCTCGTCCTGTAGTCATccctactactactaccaccaccaccactgtccCCAGTGCCCCCACCACCATACAACAG AACACCAGTGTCGCTTCCCCTACTAGTCGGATGCCCGTCCCTTTGTCTGCGAAGTCCAGGCAGTCGCCGGGTACTACTGACAAAGcgggaaaacagcaaaaactgcAGGACGCTCAAAGGCAATTCCGACAG GCTAACGGAAGTGCTAAAAGAGTGGGAGGGGATCATAAAACTACTTCCCCTACTATACCCATCTCTAAAATCCCTGCTTTTTATCCTAGCTCTGCTAAAGGCAGCTCCCAGTCTGCACAAAACTCAGATGCTACTAATCCCATTaacccttcctcttcctctacctcctcctcctcctcctcctcctctgtgacaaaGTCCTCCATCCTGTCTTCTCACGCTCCTCGTTCCGGTACCCTACCCTCCTCCCACATCCCCTCCTCCCACATCCCCTCCCTGTCTAACGGATCCCTCAAACTCCCCACatcctcacagcacacaggtaAAGCTCTCTCGTTCTCCTCGCAGACTCAGAATGGTCGAgtgcactcctcctcctcttcattctcctcctcctcctcctcatcctcctcctcctccccctcccctctgtcgCCCACACCTTTGGGCCCAGGTGGAAAGAGCATCCGCACCATACACACCCCCAGCTTCACCAGCTACAGGTCCCACAACGGCAGCAACGGCAAATCCTGCATCCcaacagccacagcagctaAGGACACTACCTAG